One Drosophila subobscura isolate 14011-0131.10 chromosome U, UCBerk_Dsub_1.0, whole genome shotgun sequence DNA window includes the following coding sequences:
- the LOC117900503 gene encoding uncharacterized protein LOC117900503, giving the protein MNSINYAVEFDHDENILEHCGTASRLSECLARLILDGEGSQPHRQKLLLYKAQAEFLDCNFDIVNYYAEKEELIFKIACEIKGIECD; this is encoded by the exons ATGAACAGCATCAACTACGCGGTGGAGTTCGACCATGATGAGAACATACTGGAGCACTGTGGAACTGCG TCCCGTCTATCGGAATGCTTGGCCAGGCTCATCTTAGATGGTGAGGGCTCCCAGCCTCACCGGCAGAAACTTCTGCTCTACAAAGCGCAAGCTGAGTTTCTGGACTGCAATTTCGACATAGTCAATTACTATGCTGAGAAGGAGGAGTTAATCTTCAAGATCGCCTGTGAAATCAAAGGAATTGAATGTGATTAG
- the LOC117900501 gene encoding transmembrane protein 214 isoform X1, translated as MSNQWEVVSKSRKQKNLDKKVSAHTEQKRIAAQLPKLEDLLPTQQYRNLFGSTNNNNNYKSNSPAKSSSSASSSKNKSPVKKNATKTITTGGSSGGGPKTKKQLPAKPKTLEEALKHISPDDFAAQLEQIKLSCPGFELRWLCHIALYFNIALSYDCDPVFSGRSSQYPSNLASAGLQKLVVDFLGSVGESNLEYFFYSLLDGMTSDLNNNQTVVGYKFMLQLIGQAYPSICSKNFAKTALLRNCYQNRSSICLSILWAIGQGGYRSLNEGVKVWQNLMLPNLELKNYSKFVVEYIERVLKAATAGTSEDTLLLNQNEFFATYNALNATYNNLAMTLQLSLRRSANKLLQIYIASPVKHANIFLTLFRDITTIRWPDNEIEGCLSCLLSSGGDDCFKVWRMNYKKQQLASYKLLQAIDVNWKTSTNLLAKSPAFHSFLQDLRLLNEELQSSKRKENHLIINDLIEVLVTVQEKSSAQQKKNKQNSASQKKKCGCCKWTLGSIFIIALIAGALYYDTEVNGKGLFEKSATGKVLKNAGVLPHVQKGWYVTMGASARGYKWAEKHVPPYAEPALKTAGDLWKLARNAACNVFQSGKGYFNTKWPVIAKFIDQYVPNLSGKLEAFVAGACDLAVNSYDKSAALVKEKVLVGRFSPENINQALNQTRNVALEYYNQFHKKVDAYAKLK; from the exons ATGTCTAATCAATGGGAAGTTGTTAGCAAGTCCCGCAAACAGAAAAATCTGGATAAAAAAGTTAGTGCTCATACGGAGCAGAAGCGTATTGCAGCTCAATTGCCAAAGCTTGAGGACCTCT TGCCAACCCAGCAATATCGCAATTTGTTCGGCTCtaccaataacaacaacaactacaagtCGAATTCGCCTGCAAAATCTAGTTCAAGTGCCTCATCATCGAAAAACAAGTCGCCGGTCAAGAAAAACGCCACGAAAACCATTACGACCGGAGGGAGCAGTGGAGGCGGGCCAAAAACGAAGAAGCAGTTGCCAGCTAAGCCCAAAACACTAGAAGAGGCCCTGAAGCATATAAGTCCGGATGATTTTGCTGCTCAGCTGGAGCAAATAAAACTCAGCTGTCCCGGCTTTGAGTTGCGATGGCTCTGTCAT ATTGCCCTTTATTTCAATATAGCCCTGTCCTATGACTGCGATCCCGTATTCTCTGGCCGCTCTTCTCAGTATCCTAGTAATCTGGCAAGTGCTGGACTTCAAAAATTAGTTGTTGACTTCCTAGGTAGCGTAGGCGAGTCAAATCTGGAGTATTTCTTTTACTCTCTATTAGACGGCATGACTTCGGATCTCAACAATAACCAGACGGTGGTGGGCTACAAGTTTATGCTGCAGTTAATAGGCCAAGCATATCCGAGCATTTGCTctaaaaactttgccaagaCCGCTTTACTGAGAAATTGCTATCAGAATAGGAGCAGCATTTGTTTAAGTATTTTGTGGGCCATCGGCCAGGGCGGTTATAGATCACTAAATGAGGGAGTTAAAGTCTGGCAGAATTTAATGTTACCTAATTTGGAACTGAAAAACTACTCCAAATTTGTAGTAGAGTACATTGAAAGGGTTctcaaagcagcaacagcagggacCTCCGAGGACACATTGCTGCTTAATCAGAATGAATTTTTTGCCACCTACAATGCACTCAACGCTACCTATAACAATTTAGCAATGACTCTTCAGCTGAGCCTGAGGCGAAGTGCAAATAAGTTGCTG CAAATATACATTGCCAGTCCGGTTAAGCATGCGAATATCTTCTTGACGCTTTTTCGCGACATTACGACTATAAGATGGCCAGACAACGAGATTGAAGGATGCTTGAGTTGTCTTCTCAGCAGCGGCGGTGATGATTGCTTCAAAGTTTGGCGAATGAACTATAAAAAGCAACAGTTGGCAAGCTACAAGCTACTGCAAGCTATAG aCGTCAACTGGAAGACTTCTACTAATTTACTGGCGAAATCGCCAGCATTTCACTCTTTCCTACAAGACTTGCGGCTTTTAAATGAAGAGCTGCAGTCAAGCAAACGGaaagaaaatcatttaatCATTAATGATTTAATAGAAGTTTTAGTG ACGGTGCAGGAGAAAAGCAGCGCACagcaaaagaagaacaaacaaaattctgcgtcacagaaaaagaaatgcggctgctgcaagtgGACTTTGGGTAGTATTTTCATCATCGCGCTGATTGCTGGTGCTCTCTATTATGATACTGAGGTCAATGGCAAGGGGCTGTTTGAGAAATCAGCTACGGGCAAAGTACTGAAAAACGCTGGAGTTTTGCCACATGTCCAGAAGGGCTGGTATGTGACCATGGGCGCCAGCGCCCGGGGCTATAAATGGGCCGAGAAGCATGTTCCACCATATGCAGAACCCGCACTTAAGACAGCTGGAGATCTGTGGAAGCTGGCGAGGAATGCTGCATGCAATGTTTTCCAGTCCGGCAAGGGATACTTCAATACCAAGTGGCCCGTGATTGCCAAGTTT ATTGATCAATATGTGCCCAATTTGTCAGGCAAACTTGAGGCATTCGTTGCGGGCGCTTGTGATTTGGCCGTCAATAGCTACGACAAGTCCGCCGCGCTAGTCAAAGAAAAGGTCCTCGT cGGCCGCTTCTCACCAGAGAACATTAATCAGGCTTTGAACCAGACGCGCAACGTCGCATTGGAATACTACAATCAGTTTCACAAAAAGGTCGATGCCTATGCCAAGCTTAAATGA
- the LOC117900501 gene encoding uncharacterized protein LOC117900501 isoform X2, translating to MAQVKPKSSKQGGKQVTAAKKTVQEKSSAQQKKNKQNSASQKKKCGCCKWTLGSIFIIALIAGALYYDTEVNGKGLFEKSATGKVLKNAGVLPHVQKGWYVTMGASARGYKWAEKHVPPYAEPALKTAGDLWKLARNAACNVFQSGKGYFNTKWPVIAKFIDQYVPNLSGKLEAFVAGACDLAVNSYDKSAALVKEKVLVGRFSPENINQALNQTRNVALEYYNQFHKKVDAYAKLK from the exons atgGCTCAGGTTAAACCGAAAAGTAGCAAACAGGGTGGCAAACAAGTAACCGCTGCCAAAAAG ACGGTGCAGGAGAAAAGCAGCGCACagcaaaagaagaacaaacaaaattctgcgtcacagaaaaagaaatgcggctgctgcaagtgGACTTTGGGTAGTATTTTCATCATCGCGCTGATTGCTGGTGCTCTCTATTATGATACTGAGGTCAATGGCAAGGGGCTGTTTGAGAAATCAGCTACGGGCAAAGTACTGAAAAACGCTGGAGTTTTGCCACATGTCCAGAAGGGCTGGTATGTGACCATGGGCGCCAGCGCCCGGGGCTATAAATGGGCCGAGAAGCATGTTCCACCATATGCAGAACCCGCACTTAAGACAGCTGGAGATCTGTGGAAGCTGGCGAGGAATGCTGCATGCAATGTTTTCCAGTCCGGCAAGGGATACTTCAATACCAAGTGGCCCGTGATTGCCAAGTTT ATTGATCAATATGTGCCCAATTTGTCAGGCAAACTTGAGGCATTCGTTGCGGGCGCTTGTGATTTGGCCGTCAATAGCTACGACAAGTCCGCCGCGCTAGTCAAAGAAAAGGTCCTCGT cGGCCGCTTCTCACCAGAGAACATTAATCAGGCTTTGAACCAGACGCGCAACGTCGCATTGGAATACTACAATCAGTTTCACAAAAAGGTCGATGCCTATGCCAAGCTTAAATGA